A genomic window from Diorhabda sublineata isolate icDioSubl1.1 chromosome 8, icDioSubl1.1, whole genome shotgun sequence includes:
- the LOC130447362 gene encoding cytosolic carboxypeptidase 2-like isoform X1, whose translation MDLESENNGCTNQESETSVQTLQATLFPLKPTNSTSYFANFIIKTNGEEEDLRFKIRESPSKEWFPNNKEVPFDVQPPRWPTECQVLEERVKHIIDSPPSYEPYYVPTGNECQPKPSGEECGKVVFQYTPLSAVNYFSRSSVGGNKFILPSNLYPDEDTLKFESRFESGNLAKAIMITPNYYELQLRSDFYTNRHMQWFYFKVSNVKKGFLYRFSITNCSKENSLYNEGMKPLMYSKKDSQLHCIGWRRCGQNISYFCNDNVSVDDPDQQMTYTLTFTVKFPHDDDEVYLAQSYPYTYSDLQDYLLDLSTHPVKSTFTTIRLLCKTLAGNNVQYVTITSSSVPGEPPKKKRAIVISARVHPGETPSSWIMKGIMDFLSSDCSSAKELRDKFIFKIVPMLNPDGVIVGNNRCSLSAKDLNRQYRTVIRDAYPSIWYTKLMIRRLLEECGVAMYCDLHAHSRKHNIFIYGCENRRGSEKKLHEQVFPLMLHKNAADKFCFESCKFKIQKNKEGTGRVVMWMMGIANSYTLETSLAGSTLGARADTHFSIQDFEQMGKTFCQTLLDFYDEDPKKEKLRVKIVERLTKEGSNAEEPMNIKLSDYSSDDGDTSNSSDEVGRDYDYEEDVQLPTVPPCSPVVLLKKSRSKTSRKTGQQNIPRSPTVPRKPLPICKAILKLSLSDKDSTNSESDDSESDSEKTKTKRSKKKRKKKYSKKKKKNKDLPEEDDIIVIEFEVIKTYLKLYRKFLLISFKISDFLQPIQKYSENEISRTKRSISVFDLIPTEALKNHIFTTPSRNKIQQTIKHGKKNNEIDKQLTEVQAKLFTLKNKLWFGVGNGDTTLSWGRRSLTDNQKKSYKDSKKSTTCKKYQRNNERKSSGTSKKDIEENSKSSEIGFKGKTLVNLVDPKGRLRKSKSLPDASSFENIHRTSASADEEKTDAKKKKKKNMKLVKKVKVINNVKNFIRKAD comes from the exons ATGGACCTGGAAAGCGAAAATAATGGCTGCACTAATCAAG aaagCGAAACTAGCGTTCAAACACTTCAAGCAACACTTTTTCCTTTGAAACCCACAAATTCAACAAGTTACTTCGcgaatttcattataaaaacgaACGGCGAAGAAGAAGACCTACGATTCAAAATTAGAGAATCGCCCTCAAAAGAATGGTTTCCAAATAATAAAGAAGTGCCTTTCGACGTTCAACCACCTAGATGGCCAACAGAATGTCAG GTTTTGGAAGAACGAGTAAAACATATAATAGACTCACCGCCAAGTTACGAACCTTATTACGTTCCCACTGGTAACGAATGCCAACCGAAACCGTCCGGTGAGGAATGTGGAAAAGTTGTTTTTCAATACACACCGCTCAGTGCCGTCAATTAT TTTAGCCGATCTAGCGTAGgtggaaataaatttattttgccTTCGAATCTTTACCCGGACGAAGATACGTTGAAGTTCGAATCGAGATTCGAATCTGGTAATTTGGCAAAAGCCATCATGATAACGCCAAATTATTACGAATTACAACTTAGATCCGACTTTTATACTAATAGACACATGCAATGGTTTTATTTCAAAGTCAGCAATGTTAAAAAGGGATTTTTATACAG ATTTTCCATAACGAATTGTTCgaaagaaaatagtttatatAATGAGGGTATGAAACCGTTGATGTACTCTAAAAAAGACTCTCAATTACATTGTATAGGATGGAGAAGATGTGGGCAAAACATATCATATTTCTGCAACGATAATGT AAGTGTCGACGATCCCGATCAACAAATGACATACACCTTAACTTTTACCGTTAAATTTCCGCACGACGACGACGAAGTTTATTTGGCACAAAGCTACCCTTACACTTATTCGGATCTCCAGGATTACCTGCTGGATTTATCTACGCATCCAGTCAAATCCACATTCACAACAATCAGACTTTTATGTAAAACTTTAGCTGGCAACAATGTTCAATATGTTACCATCACATCGTCGTCAGTACCCGGAGAACCACCTAAg AAAAAGAGGGCCATAGTTATATCGGCCCGAGTTCATCCTGGAGAAACTCCATCTTCGTGGATCATGAAAGGCATAATGGATTTTCTTTCGAGCGATTGCAGCTCGGCTAAAGAATTAAGagacaaatttattttcaaaatagtgcCAATGTTGAATCCGGACGGTGTTATAGTTGGAAACAATCGGTGTTCTTTATCTGCCAAAGATCTAAACAGACAATACAGAACTGTCATAAGAGACGCTTATCCTTCCATTTGGTATACCAAGTTGATGATTCGAAG ACTTTTGGAAGAATGTGGTGTAGCTATGTACTGCGATCTACACGCTCATTCTAgaaaacacaatattttcatatacgGTTGTGAAAATAGACGAGGAAGTGAGAAAAAATTGCACGAACAAGTTTTTCCTTTGATGTTACATAAAAACGCTGCCGATAAG ttttgtttcgaaagttgtaaatttaaaatacaaaagaatAAAGAAGGTACCGGTAGAGTGGTGATGTGGATGATGGGAATAGCGAACAGTTATACATTAGAAACTTCTCTGGCGGGTTCGACTTTGGGCGCCAGAGCCGATACCCATTTCAGTATACAAGATTTCGAACAAATGGGCAAAACTTTCTGTCAAACTCTGTTAGATTTTTACGACGAAGATCCGAAAAAG gaaaaacTTAGGGTGAAAATAGTGGAAAGGTTGACTAAAGAAGGGTCGAACGCTGAGGAACCCATGAATATTAAACTTAGTGACTACTCCAG tgATGATGGAGATACTTCTAATAGCAGTGACGAGGTCGGTAGAGATTACGACTACGAAGAGGATGTTCAATTACCTACGGTACCGCCGTGTTCTCCCGTGgtacttttgaaaaaatccagATCGAAAACTTCAAGGAAAACGGGGCAGCAAAATATTCCTAGAAGTCCGACTGTTCCGAGAAAACCGTTACCa ATCTGTAAAgcgattttaaaattatctctATCAGATAAAGATAGTACTAATTCTGAAAGTGATGATAGCGAATCAGATTCTGAGAAAACGAAGACAAAAAGATCTAAGAAGAAACGgaagaaaaaatattcgaagaaaaagaag aaaaataaagatttacCGGAAGAAGACGATATTATAGTGATTGAATTCGAGGTAATAAAAAcctatttgaaattatatcgaaaatttcttttaatatcgtTCAAAATAAGTGATTTTTTACAGCCTATtcaaaaatattccgaaaacgaaATATCGAGAACGAAGAGATCGATATCTGTCTTCGATCTCATCCCAACCGAGGCTCTGAAGAACCACATCTTCACGACACCatcaagaaataaaatacaGCAAACCAT AAAACAtggtaaaaaaaataacgaaattgaTAAACAGCTTACGGAAGTACAAGCgaaattatttactttgaaaaataaactttggTTTGGGGTTGGGAATGGTGATACGACGTTATCGTGGGGGAGAAGGAGTTTAACTGATAATCAGAAAAAATCTTATAAAGATTC GAAGAAAAGTACGacatgtaaaaaatatcaaagaaataaCGAAAGAAAATCCAGTGGGACATCaaaaaaagatatcgaagaaaattcaaaatcgtcTGAAATTGG GTTCAAAGGCAAAACTTTAGTGAATTTAGTCGATCCGAAAGGAAGGTTACGGAAATCGAAAAGTTTACCGGACGCTTCATCATTCGAAAATATCCATAGAACATCAGCAAGTGCCGATGAAGAGAAAACCGACgcgaaaaaaaagaagaagaaaaatatgaaacttgtaaaaaaagtaaaagtgaTTAATAAcgtgaaaaatttcattaggAAGGCTGATTAA
- the LOC130447362 gene encoding cytosolic carboxypeptidase 2-like isoform X2, whose translation MDLESENNGCTNQESETSVQTLQATLFPLKPTNSTSYFANFIIKTNGEEEDLRFKIRESPSKEWFPNNKEVPFDVQPPRWPTECQVLEERVKHIIDSPPSYEPYYVPTGNECQPKPSGEECGKVVFQYTPLSAVNYFSRSSVGGNKFILPSNLYPDEDTLKFESRFESGNLAKAIMITPNYYELQLRSDFYTNRHMQWFYFKVSNVKKGFLYRFSITNCSKENSLYNEGMKPLMYSKKDSQLHCIGWRRCGQNISYFCNDNVVDDPDQQMTYTLTFTVKFPHDDDEVYLAQSYPYTYSDLQDYLLDLSTHPVKSTFTTIRLLCKTLAGNNVQYVTITSSSVPGEPPKKKRAIVISARVHPGETPSSWIMKGIMDFLSSDCSSAKELRDKFIFKIVPMLNPDGVIVGNNRCSLSAKDLNRQYRTVIRDAYPSIWYTKLMIRRLLEECGVAMYCDLHAHSRKHNIFIYGCENRRGSEKKLHEQVFPLMLHKNAADKFCFESCKFKIQKNKEGTGRVVMWMMGIANSYTLETSLAGSTLGARADTHFSIQDFEQMGKTFCQTLLDFYDEDPKKEKLRVKIVERLTKEGSNAEEPMNIKLSDYSSDDGDTSNSSDEVGRDYDYEEDVQLPTVPPCSPVVLLKKSRSKTSRKTGQQNIPRSPTVPRKPLPICKAILKLSLSDKDSTNSESDDSESDSEKTKTKRSKKKRKKKYSKKKKKNKDLPEEDDIIVIEFEVIKTYLKLYRKFLLISFKISDFLQPIQKYSENEISRTKRSISVFDLIPTEALKNHIFTTPSRNKIQQTIKHGKKNNEIDKQLTEVQAKLFTLKNKLWFGVGNGDTTLSWGRRSLTDNQKKSYKDSKKSTTCKKYQRNNERKSSGTSKKDIEENSKSSEIGFKGKTLVNLVDPKGRLRKSKSLPDASSFENIHRTSASADEEKTDAKKKKKKNMKLVKKVKVINNVKNFIRKAD comes from the exons ATGGACCTGGAAAGCGAAAATAATGGCTGCACTAATCAAG aaagCGAAACTAGCGTTCAAACACTTCAAGCAACACTTTTTCCTTTGAAACCCACAAATTCAACAAGTTACTTCGcgaatttcattataaaaacgaACGGCGAAGAAGAAGACCTACGATTCAAAATTAGAGAATCGCCCTCAAAAGAATGGTTTCCAAATAATAAAGAAGTGCCTTTCGACGTTCAACCACCTAGATGGCCAACAGAATGTCAG GTTTTGGAAGAACGAGTAAAACATATAATAGACTCACCGCCAAGTTACGAACCTTATTACGTTCCCACTGGTAACGAATGCCAACCGAAACCGTCCGGTGAGGAATGTGGAAAAGTTGTTTTTCAATACACACCGCTCAGTGCCGTCAATTAT TTTAGCCGATCTAGCGTAGgtggaaataaatttattttgccTTCGAATCTTTACCCGGACGAAGATACGTTGAAGTTCGAATCGAGATTCGAATCTGGTAATTTGGCAAAAGCCATCATGATAACGCCAAATTATTACGAATTACAACTTAGATCCGACTTTTATACTAATAGACACATGCAATGGTTTTATTTCAAAGTCAGCAATGTTAAAAAGGGATTTTTATACAG ATTTTCCATAACGAATTGTTCgaaagaaaatagtttatatAATGAGGGTATGAAACCGTTGATGTACTCTAAAAAAGACTCTCAATTACATTGTATAGGATGGAGAAGATGTGGGCAAAACATATCATATTTCTGCAACGATAATGT TGTCGACGATCCCGATCAACAAATGACATACACCTTAACTTTTACCGTTAAATTTCCGCACGACGACGACGAAGTTTATTTGGCACAAAGCTACCCTTACACTTATTCGGATCTCCAGGATTACCTGCTGGATTTATCTACGCATCCAGTCAAATCCACATTCACAACAATCAGACTTTTATGTAAAACTTTAGCTGGCAACAATGTTCAATATGTTACCATCACATCGTCGTCAGTACCCGGAGAACCACCTAAg AAAAAGAGGGCCATAGTTATATCGGCCCGAGTTCATCCTGGAGAAACTCCATCTTCGTGGATCATGAAAGGCATAATGGATTTTCTTTCGAGCGATTGCAGCTCGGCTAAAGAATTAAGagacaaatttattttcaaaatagtgcCAATGTTGAATCCGGACGGTGTTATAGTTGGAAACAATCGGTGTTCTTTATCTGCCAAAGATCTAAACAGACAATACAGAACTGTCATAAGAGACGCTTATCCTTCCATTTGGTATACCAAGTTGATGATTCGAAG ACTTTTGGAAGAATGTGGTGTAGCTATGTACTGCGATCTACACGCTCATTCTAgaaaacacaatattttcatatacgGTTGTGAAAATAGACGAGGAAGTGAGAAAAAATTGCACGAACAAGTTTTTCCTTTGATGTTACATAAAAACGCTGCCGATAAG ttttgtttcgaaagttgtaaatttaaaatacaaaagaatAAAGAAGGTACCGGTAGAGTGGTGATGTGGATGATGGGAATAGCGAACAGTTATACATTAGAAACTTCTCTGGCGGGTTCGACTTTGGGCGCCAGAGCCGATACCCATTTCAGTATACAAGATTTCGAACAAATGGGCAAAACTTTCTGTCAAACTCTGTTAGATTTTTACGACGAAGATCCGAAAAAG gaaaaacTTAGGGTGAAAATAGTGGAAAGGTTGACTAAAGAAGGGTCGAACGCTGAGGAACCCATGAATATTAAACTTAGTGACTACTCCAG tgATGATGGAGATACTTCTAATAGCAGTGACGAGGTCGGTAGAGATTACGACTACGAAGAGGATGTTCAATTACCTACGGTACCGCCGTGTTCTCCCGTGgtacttttgaaaaaatccagATCGAAAACTTCAAGGAAAACGGGGCAGCAAAATATTCCTAGAAGTCCGACTGTTCCGAGAAAACCGTTACCa ATCTGTAAAgcgattttaaaattatctctATCAGATAAAGATAGTACTAATTCTGAAAGTGATGATAGCGAATCAGATTCTGAGAAAACGAAGACAAAAAGATCTAAGAAGAAACGgaagaaaaaatattcgaagaaaaagaag aaaaataaagatttacCGGAAGAAGACGATATTATAGTGATTGAATTCGAGGTAATAAAAAcctatttgaaattatatcgaaaatttcttttaatatcgtTCAAAATAAGTGATTTTTTACAGCCTATtcaaaaatattccgaaaacgaaATATCGAGAACGAAGAGATCGATATCTGTCTTCGATCTCATCCCAACCGAGGCTCTGAAGAACCACATCTTCACGACACCatcaagaaataaaatacaGCAAACCAT AAAACAtggtaaaaaaaataacgaaattgaTAAACAGCTTACGGAAGTACAAGCgaaattatttactttgaaaaataaactttggTTTGGGGTTGGGAATGGTGATACGACGTTATCGTGGGGGAGAAGGAGTTTAACTGATAATCAGAAAAAATCTTATAAAGATTC GAAGAAAAGTACGacatgtaaaaaatatcaaagaaataaCGAAAGAAAATCCAGTGGGACATCaaaaaaagatatcgaagaaaattcaaaatcgtcTGAAATTGG GTTCAAAGGCAAAACTTTAGTGAATTTAGTCGATCCGAAAGGAAGGTTACGGAAATCGAAAAGTTTACCGGACGCTTCATCATTCGAAAATATCCATAGAACATCAGCAAGTGCCGATGAAGAGAAAACCGACgcgaaaaaaaagaagaagaaaaatatgaaacttgtaaaaaaagtaaaagtgaTTAATAAcgtgaaaaatttcattaggAAGGCTGATTAA
- the LOC130447362 gene encoding cytosolic carboxypeptidase Nna1-like isoform X3 translates to MDLESENNGCTNQESETSVQTLQATLFPLKPTNSTSYFANFIIKTNGEEEDLRFKIRESPSKEWFPNNKEVPFDVQPPRWPTECQVLEERVKHIIDSPPSYEPYYVPTGNECQPKPSGEECGKVVFQYTPLSAVNYFSRSSVGGNKFILPSNLYPDEDTLKFESRFESGNLAKAIMITPNYYELQLRSDFYTNRHMQWFYFKVSNVKKGFLYRFSITNCSKENSLYNEGMKPLMYSKKDSQLHCIGWRRCGQNISYFCNDNVSVDDPDQQMTYTLTFTVKFPHDDDEVYLAQSYPYTYSDLQDYLLDLSTHPVKSTFTTIRLLCKTLAGNNVQYVTITSSSVPGEPPKKKRAIVISARVHPGETPSSWIMKGIMDFLSSDCSSAKELRDKFIFKIVPMLNPDGVIVGNNRCSLSAKDLNRQYRTVIRDAYPSIWYTKLMIRRLLEECGVAMYCDLHAHSRKHNIFIYGCENRRGSEKKLHEQVFPLMLHKNAADKFCFESCKFKIQKNKEGTGRVVMWMMGIANSYTLETSLAGSTLGARADTHFSIQDFEQMGKTFCQTLLDFYDEDPKKEKLRVKIVERLTKEGSNAEEPMNIKLSDYSSDDGDTSNSSDEVGRDYDYEEDVQLPTVPPCSPVVLLKKSRSKTSRKTGQQNIPRSPTVPRKPLPICKAILKLSLSDKDSTNSESDDSESDSEKTKTKRSKKKRKKKYSKKKKKNKDLPEEDDIIVIEFEPIQKYSENEISRTKRSISVFDLIPTEALKNHIFTTPSRNKIQQTIKHGKKNNEIDKQLTEVQAKLFTLKNKLWFGVGNGDTTLSWGRRSLTDNQKKSYKDSKKSTTCKKYQRNNERKSSGTSKKDIEENSKSSEIGFKGKTLVNLVDPKGRLRKSKSLPDASSFENIHRTSASADEEKTDAKKKKKKNMKLVKKVKVINNVKNFIRKAD, encoded by the exons ATGGACCTGGAAAGCGAAAATAATGGCTGCACTAATCAAG aaagCGAAACTAGCGTTCAAACACTTCAAGCAACACTTTTTCCTTTGAAACCCACAAATTCAACAAGTTACTTCGcgaatttcattataaaaacgaACGGCGAAGAAGAAGACCTACGATTCAAAATTAGAGAATCGCCCTCAAAAGAATGGTTTCCAAATAATAAAGAAGTGCCTTTCGACGTTCAACCACCTAGATGGCCAACAGAATGTCAG GTTTTGGAAGAACGAGTAAAACATATAATAGACTCACCGCCAAGTTACGAACCTTATTACGTTCCCACTGGTAACGAATGCCAACCGAAACCGTCCGGTGAGGAATGTGGAAAAGTTGTTTTTCAATACACACCGCTCAGTGCCGTCAATTAT TTTAGCCGATCTAGCGTAGgtggaaataaatttattttgccTTCGAATCTTTACCCGGACGAAGATACGTTGAAGTTCGAATCGAGATTCGAATCTGGTAATTTGGCAAAAGCCATCATGATAACGCCAAATTATTACGAATTACAACTTAGATCCGACTTTTATACTAATAGACACATGCAATGGTTTTATTTCAAAGTCAGCAATGTTAAAAAGGGATTTTTATACAG ATTTTCCATAACGAATTGTTCgaaagaaaatagtttatatAATGAGGGTATGAAACCGTTGATGTACTCTAAAAAAGACTCTCAATTACATTGTATAGGATGGAGAAGATGTGGGCAAAACATATCATATTTCTGCAACGATAATGT AAGTGTCGACGATCCCGATCAACAAATGACATACACCTTAACTTTTACCGTTAAATTTCCGCACGACGACGACGAAGTTTATTTGGCACAAAGCTACCCTTACACTTATTCGGATCTCCAGGATTACCTGCTGGATTTATCTACGCATCCAGTCAAATCCACATTCACAACAATCAGACTTTTATGTAAAACTTTAGCTGGCAACAATGTTCAATATGTTACCATCACATCGTCGTCAGTACCCGGAGAACCACCTAAg AAAAAGAGGGCCATAGTTATATCGGCCCGAGTTCATCCTGGAGAAACTCCATCTTCGTGGATCATGAAAGGCATAATGGATTTTCTTTCGAGCGATTGCAGCTCGGCTAAAGAATTAAGagacaaatttattttcaaaatagtgcCAATGTTGAATCCGGACGGTGTTATAGTTGGAAACAATCGGTGTTCTTTATCTGCCAAAGATCTAAACAGACAATACAGAACTGTCATAAGAGACGCTTATCCTTCCATTTGGTATACCAAGTTGATGATTCGAAG ACTTTTGGAAGAATGTGGTGTAGCTATGTACTGCGATCTACACGCTCATTCTAgaaaacacaatattttcatatacgGTTGTGAAAATAGACGAGGAAGTGAGAAAAAATTGCACGAACAAGTTTTTCCTTTGATGTTACATAAAAACGCTGCCGATAAG ttttgtttcgaaagttgtaaatttaaaatacaaaagaatAAAGAAGGTACCGGTAGAGTGGTGATGTGGATGATGGGAATAGCGAACAGTTATACATTAGAAACTTCTCTGGCGGGTTCGACTTTGGGCGCCAGAGCCGATACCCATTTCAGTATACAAGATTTCGAACAAATGGGCAAAACTTTCTGTCAAACTCTGTTAGATTTTTACGACGAAGATCCGAAAAAG gaaaaacTTAGGGTGAAAATAGTGGAAAGGTTGACTAAAGAAGGGTCGAACGCTGAGGAACCCATGAATATTAAACTTAGTGACTACTCCAG tgATGATGGAGATACTTCTAATAGCAGTGACGAGGTCGGTAGAGATTACGACTACGAAGAGGATGTTCAATTACCTACGGTACCGCCGTGTTCTCCCGTGgtacttttgaaaaaatccagATCGAAAACTTCAAGGAAAACGGGGCAGCAAAATATTCCTAGAAGTCCGACTGTTCCGAGAAAACCGTTACCa ATCTGTAAAgcgattttaaaattatctctATCAGATAAAGATAGTACTAATTCTGAAAGTGATGATAGCGAATCAGATTCTGAGAAAACGAAGACAAAAAGATCTAAGAAGAAACGgaagaaaaaatattcgaagaaaaagaag aaaaataaagatttacCGGAAGAAGACGATATTATAGTGATTGAATTCGAG CCTATtcaaaaatattccgaaaacgaaATATCGAGAACGAAGAGATCGATATCTGTCTTCGATCTCATCCCAACCGAGGCTCTGAAGAACCACATCTTCACGACACCatcaagaaataaaatacaGCAAACCAT AAAACAtggtaaaaaaaataacgaaattgaTAAACAGCTTACGGAAGTACAAGCgaaattatttactttgaaaaataaactttggTTTGGGGTTGGGAATGGTGATACGACGTTATCGTGGGGGAGAAGGAGTTTAACTGATAATCAGAAAAAATCTTATAAAGATTC GAAGAAAAGTACGacatgtaaaaaatatcaaagaaataaCGAAAGAAAATCCAGTGGGACATCaaaaaaagatatcgaagaaaattcaaaatcgtcTGAAATTGG GTTCAAAGGCAAAACTTTAGTGAATTTAGTCGATCCGAAAGGAAGGTTACGGAAATCGAAAAGTTTACCGGACGCTTCATCATTCGAAAATATCCATAGAACATCAGCAAGTGCCGATGAAGAGAAAACCGACgcgaaaaaaaagaagaagaaaaatatgaaacttgtaaaaaaagtaaaagtgaTTAATAAcgtgaaaaatttcattaggAAGGCTGATTAA